The genomic interval TCGGCTCCCGCAAGGTGTTCGGCAAGGTCCCCGGCAACATCTCCCGCAAGTCCGACCCCTCCTCCTCGGCACGGGCTTCCCCACGGCACGCTCCGGTGACCCGGTGCCCCCGTGACCCATGTGAACTCTGTGTTCGACGATCTGTACGCACGGGAGTCTAGGCCCTGTTAAAGAGACGGTAAGCAGCCCGTCACGCCTTGAGCTCACCCGAGATGCCCCTGATCTCCCCCTGATCTCCCCCGGAGATCCCGTGGTGGGGTTTTCCCCAGCAGACCCGGGCGGCGGACCTCATGGCGCCGGAGCGCGTCGCCGGGCACGCTGGGCCATATGACCGTACGTATCCCCTACGCCGACCCGGCGGCACCCGGCGGCGAGCTCGACGAGCCGCTGCCGCCTGCCCGCTTCGCCTACGACCGACACACCTGGAAGGAGATCGCGCATCTCCTGACGAATCTGCCGGTGTCGGTGTTCGGCTTCGTCTATGTGGTGACGATGCTGGCCATCAGCGGCGGGCTGACCGTCACCGTGGTCGGGTTCCCGCTGCTCGCGCTCGGGTTGATGGGCGCCCGGCTGATCGGGAAGTTCGAGCGGGGCCGGGCCCGGCGGCTGCTGGGGGTGCGGATCGACGAGCCGAGCCCGTTGCCGTGGCGCAAGGGCGGCGGGCTGCTGCAACGGGTGTGGATGGCGCTGAAGGACCCGGTGGGCTGGCGGACGGTGCTGTACGACGGGATGCGGTTGCCGTGGGGCATCGTCACCTTCACCGTCACGCTGACCTCGTTGTTCGTGCTGTGGCCGGTGCTGCCGTTCATCGCGCGCGGGCTGGCGAACGCGGACCGGGCGATGGTGCGCGGCCTCCTCTCCCCCTCCGACGAACTGGAGCGCCGTATCGCCGAGTTGGAGTCCGACCGGGGTGTCGTGGTCGACACGGCGGCGGCGGATCTGCGGCGGATCGAGCGCGACCTGCACGACGGGGCGCAGGCCCGGCTGGTCAATCTGGCGATGGGCCTGGGGCTGGCCAAGGAGAAGTTGCTGGAGGGCCAGGCCGACGAACAGGTCGCCGCGATGGTCGACGAGGCGCATGGCGAGGTGAAGCTGGCGCTCCAGGAACTGCGGGACCTTGCGCGCGGGATCCATCCCGCCGTCCTCACCGACCGCGGACTCGACGCGGCCCTCTCCTCCGTCGCCTCGCGCTGCACGGTGCCGGTGAAGGTGACCGCCGACATCGGCGCGCGCCCGGCCGCTGCCATCGAGGGCATCGCGTACTTCACCGTCTCCGAGCTGCTCCAGAACATCAGCAAGCACAGCGGCGCCCGTTCGGCGTCGGTGGACGTGTGGCGGTCGGAGGACCGGCTGCTCATCCAGGTCTGGGACGACGGCCGCGGCGGCGCGAACCTCGACGGCGGCACCGGCATGCGCGGCCTGGCCGACCGACTCGGCGCGGTCGACGGCCTGTTCGTCCTCGACTCCCCGCCGGGCGGCCCTACGACCGTCACGGCGGAACTCCCCTGGCGGGAACGGACCACCGACCCAGCCCGGGGGTAGGGAAAACCCCCCTCCCGGGAGGCCGACGGACTCCATGGTCCACGGACCTGCGGTCAAGCAGTCTGGAGATACGACAGCACGGCCGGCACGGCTGCGGACAACGAGTAGAACGGGACGACGTCAATGGCCACGGAGTACGGGCAGGGGTACGGAACGCACGGCACGTTCGACCTCGACGAGCGGCGCCGGCACCGGCTGCCGGCCGTGCTGCGCGCACCCTTCGAGGCGCGCAGCTGGCGGGAGTTCGGCTATGTGCTGCTGAGCCTGCCGATCAGCATCCTGCTCTTCACCTACGCCGTCACGATGGTGTCGCTGGGCGCGGGCCTGCTGATCACCTTCCTCGGCGTGCCGGTCCTGGCGGGCGCGCTGGCCGGCTGCCGCGGTTTCGGCGTGCTGGAGCGGGCGCGGGCCCGCCGGCTGCTCGACCTGGACGTCGCGGCCCCCGAGCCGCTGCGCATGAAGAAGAACGGCCCGATGGCCTGGATGGGCGCCGTCCTCAAGAGCGGCTCGTCCTGGCGCCATCTGCTGTACGCCCTGCTGCACTTCCCGTGGGCGGTCTTCTCCTTCGTCGTCGGCCTCACCTTCTGGTCGTACGGCTGGGCCCTCCTGACGTACCCGCTGTGGTTCTGGGTCTTCCCGATGTACGGCGGTGGGGGCGGCCTTCAGCTCTACGGCGACGAGCACCACCGGATCTACCTGGACAACCCCTTCGAGATCACCGTGACCGCGCTGGTCGGACTGCTGTTCACGCTGGCCACGCCGTGGATCGTGCGGGCGCTGACGATGGTGGACCGGGTCATGGTGCACGGGCTGCTCGGCCCGTCGACCCTGGCGACCCGGGTCGTGGAGCTGGAGTCGGACCGGGGCGTCGTGGTCGACACGGCGGCGGCGGATCTACGGCGGATCGAGCGCGACCTGCACGACGGGGCGCAGGCCCGGCTCGTGGCCCTGGCCATGGATCTGGGGCTGGCGAAGGAGAAGCTGACGGAGGACCCGCAGGCGGCGGCGCGGATGGTCGGCGAGGCGCACGGCGAGGTCAAGACGGCGTTGCAGGAGCTGCGGGATCTGGCGCGCGGGATCCACCCGGCGGTGCTGACCGACCGGGGGCTGGACGCGGCCCTGTCCTCCGTGGCCTCGCGGTGCACGGTGCCGGTGCAGGTGGACGTGGATCTGCCCGCGCGGCCGGCCGCCGCCATCGAGGGCATCGCGTACTTCACCGTCTCCGAGCTGCTCCAGAACATCAGCAAGCACGCGCGGGCCACGTATGCCGCGGTGGATGTGTGGCGCGTGGAGAACCGGCTGATGCTTCAGGTCGTGGACAACGGGGTGGGCGGCGCGGATGCCTCCGGCGGTTCCGGGCTCGCTGGTCTTGCCGGGCGGCTGGACGCGGTGGACGGGATTCTGGTGGTGGACTCGCCGGTGGGTGGGCCCACTCGGATCACGGCGGAGTTGCCCTGGCGGGAAGTTGAGGGCTTGAGGCGTTGACGGGTTGAGCCCGCTGTCCTGCCCTCCGGGGGCTGCGGGCTGGATATAGCTGGCCTGCGCTGAAAGCCGGAAGCCGGCAGCCCGCAGCCCGCAGCCCGCAGCCCGCAGCCCGCAGCCCGCAGCCCGCGCAGCGAAGCAGACACCGGACAGGCCGGACTCCTCCGCCCTCACTACCCTCCGCAGGCTGTGGTCCGTTCTAACCATTCAACACACCCGACAGCGGTTAGATTTACCCCCAGCCTCCAGCACCCCCCCACCCTCGATTCCATCCCGCCGCCCGCACCAGGTCGCGAACCCTGGAATGCTGGACCTGTCGTGTGGACGGACGCGGACCGACGTGGGCCGGCAGGGCGGGCAATGGGGGGCCGAACATCGTGGAGGACAGGGTGCGGGTGGTCATCGCCGAGGATTCAGTGCTGCTCAGGGAGGGCCTGACCCGGTTGTTGACCGATCGCGGGCATGACGTGGTGGCCGGGGTGGGCGACGGGGACGCGCTGGTGAAGACCATCACCGAGCTGGCGGATCAGGGCGCGCTGCCGGACGTGGTCGTGGCCGACGTACGAATGCCGCCGACACACACCGACGAGGGTGTGCGGGCGGCCGTGGAGCTGCGCAAGGCGCATCCCGGTCTCGGCGTGCTGGTGTTGTCGCAGTACGTGGAGGAGCGCTACGCCACCGAACTGCTGGCCGGTTCCACGCACGGCGTCGGCTATCTGCTGAAGGACCGGGTGGCCGAGGTGCGCGAGTTCGTCGACGCCGTGGTGCGCGTGGCCTCGGGCGGTACGGCGCTCGACCCGGAGGTGGTCGCGCAGTTGCTCGGGCGCAGCCGTAAGCAGGACGTGCTCGTACGGCTCACCCCTCGGGAGCGCGAGGTGCTGGGACTGATGGCCGAGGGGCGGACGAACTCCGCGATAGCCCGGCAGCTCGTGGTGAGCGACGGCGCGGTCGAGAAGCACGTCAGCAACATCTTCCTGAAGCTGGGCCTGTCGCCGAGTGACGGGGATCACCGACGTGTTCTGGCCGTCCTCACCTACCTCAACTCCTGACAGAATCCTGCCAAACTGACACCGTGTCAGCTGTCCGGCCGCCGACCGGCGGTTGTTCACCGCCGTCAGTCACCTGTCAGCCGGATCCGAGGGCCGGACAGCCAAGTCCGAGAACCAGCCAACACGACGGGAGCGTCTCCGAGGGAAGCGTCGGGGGGCAAGAAATCATGACAAGTCAGGGCGTCAGGCCGTCTCAAAACAGCGTCCATCATGCGAACGGCCGAAGGAAGGCGACCCTTACAGACGTAGGGTTGATCCTGGGAGGGTCGGCAGTACGACCATGCCCGGACAGCGTCCTCGAAGAGGAGGTCCAGTTCAGTGACCAGCCAGGTCAGTAGCCCAGCGGAGCAGGCCGACGGAGCCGACAGCACGTTGGTCGGGGAACAACGCAAACCGGCGGGGGTGAAAGACGTCCACCGCCTGGACCGGGTGATCATCCGGTTCGCCGGTGACTCGGGTGACGGGATGCAGCTCACCGGCGACCGCTTCACCTCGGAGACGGCGTCCTTCGGGAACGACCTCTCCACCCTGCCGAACTTCCCGGCCGAGATCCGCGCCCCCGCAGGCACCCTGCCGGGGGTTTCGTCGTTCCAGCTGCATTTCGCCGACCACGACATCCTGACCCCGGGCGACGCGCCCAACGTGCTGGTCGCGATGAATCCGGCCGCCCTGAAGGCGAACATCGCCGATGTGCCGCGCGGCGCGGAGATCATCGTCAACACGGACGAGTTCACCAAACGCGCGCTGCAGAAGGTGGGTTACGCCGCCTCGCCCCTCGACGACGGGTCGTTGGACGGCTACAGCCTGCACCGCGTGCCCCTGACGGCCCTCACCGTCGAGGCGTTGAAGGACTTCGGCCTGACCCGCAAGGAGGCCGAGCGCAGCAAGAACATGTTCGCGCTGGGCCTGCTGTCGTGGATGTACCACCGGCCGACCGAGGGCACCGAGAAGTTCCTGAAGTCGAAGTTCGCGAAGAAACCCGAGATCGCGGCGGCCAACATCGCGGCGTTCAGGGCGGGTTGGAACTTCGGCGAGACGACGGAGGACTTCGCGGTCTCCTACGAGGTCGCGCCGGCCACCACCGCGTTCCCGACCGGCACCTACCGCAACATCTCCGGGAACCTGGCCCTGTCCTACGGCTTGGTCGCCGCGTCCCGACAGGCGGACCTGCCCCTCTTCCTGGGCTCGTACCCGATCACCCCGGCCTCGGACATCCTGCACGAGCTGAGCCGGCACAAGAACTTCGGCGTGCGGACCTTCCAGGCCGAGGACGAGATCGCGGGCATCGGCGCGGCCCTGGGCGCGGCCTTCGGTGGCTCCCTCGCGGTGACGACGACGAGCGGCCCGGGCGTGGCACTGAAGTCGGAGACCATCGGCCTCGCCGTATCCATGGAACTCCCGCTCCTCGTCCTGGACATCCAGCGCGGCGGCCCCTCCACCGGCCTCCCCACCAAGACCGAACAGGCCGACCTGCTCCAGGCGATGTTCGGCCGCAACGGCGAGGCGCCGGTCCCGATCGTCGCCCCGTGCACACCGGCCGACTGCTTCGACGCGGCGATCGAGGCCGCACGCATCGCGCTCACCTACCGCACCCCGGTGATGCTCCTCTCG from Streptomyces sp. NBC_01288 carries:
- a CDS encoding sensor histidine kinase, with protein sequence MTVRIPYADPAAPGGELDEPLPPARFAYDRHTWKEIAHLLTNLPVSVFGFVYVVTMLAISGGLTVTVVGFPLLALGLMGARLIGKFERGRARRLLGVRIDEPSPLPWRKGGGLLQRVWMALKDPVGWRTVLYDGMRLPWGIVTFTVTLTSLFVLWPVLPFIARGLANADRAMVRGLLSPSDELERRIAELESDRGVVVDTAAADLRRIERDLHDGAQARLVNLAMGLGLAKEKLLEGQADEQVAAMVDEAHGEVKLALQELRDLARGIHPAVLTDRGLDAALSSVASRCTVPVKVTADIGARPAAAIEGIAYFTVSELLQNISKHSGARSASVDVWRSEDRLLIQVWDDGRGGANLDGGTGMRGLADRLGAVDGLFVLDSPPGGPTTVTAELPWRERTTDPARG
- a CDS encoding sensor histidine kinase — its product is MATEYGQGYGTHGTFDLDERRRHRLPAVLRAPFEARSWREFGYVLLSLPISILLFTYAVTMVSLGAGLLITFLGVPVLAGALAGCRGFGVLERARARRLLDLDVAAPEPLRMKKNGPMAWMGAVLKSGSSWRHLLYALLHFPWAVFSFVVGLTFWSYGWALLTYPLWFWVFPMYGGGGGLQLYGDEHHRIYLDNPFEITVTALVGLLFTLATPWIVRALTMVDRVMVHGLLGPSTLATRVVELESDRGVVVDTAAADLRRIERDLHDGAQARLVALAMDLGLAKEKLTEDPQAAARMVGEAHGEVKTALQELRDLARGIHPAVLTDRGLDAALSSVASRCTVPVQVDVDLPARPAAAIEGIAYFTVSELLQNISKHARATYAAVDVWRVENRLMLQVVDNGVGGADASGGSGLAGLAGRLDAVDGILVVDSPVGGPTRITAELPWREVEGLRR
- a CDS encoding response regulator transcription factor; the protein is MRVVIAEDSVLLREGLTRLLTDRGHDVVAGVGDGDALVKTITELADQGALPDVVVADVRMPPTHTDEGVRAAVELRKAHPGLGVLVLSQYVEERYATELLAGSTHGVGYLLKDRVAEVREFVDAVVRVASGGTALDPEVVAQLLGRSRKQDVLVRLTPREREVLGLMAEGRTNSAIARQLVVSDGAVEKHVSNIFLKLGLSPSDGDHRRVLAVLTYLNS
- a CDS encoding 2-oxoacid:acceptor oxidoreductase subunit alpha; the protein is MTSQVSSPAEQADGADSTLVGEQRKPAGVKDVHRLDRVIIRFAGDSGDGMQLTGDRFTSETASFGNDLSTLPNFPAEIRAPAGTLPGVSSFQLHFADHDILTPGDAPNVLVAMNPAALKANIADVPRGAEIIVNTDEFTKRALQKVGYAASPLDDGSLDGYSLHRVPLTALTVEALKDFGLTRKEAERSKNMFALGLLSWMYHRPTEGTEKFLKSKFAKKPEIAAANIAAFRAGWNFGETTEDFAVSYEVAPATTAFPTGTYRNISGNLALSYGLVAASRQADLPLFLGSYPITPASDILHELSRHKNFGVRTFQAEDEIAGIGAALGAAFGGSLAVTTTSGPGVALKSETIGLAVSMELPLLVLDIQRGGPSTGLPTKTEQADLLQAMFGRNGEAPVPIVAPCTPADCFDAAIEAARIALTYRTPVMLLSDGYLANGSEPWRIPDIDELPDLTVQFAQGPNHTLDDGTEVFWPYKRDPQTLARPWAIPGTPGLEHRIGGIEKQDGTGNISYDPANHDFMVRTRQAKIDGIDVPDLEVDDPHGARTLVLGWGSTFGPITAAVRRLRASGESIAQAHLRHLNPFPRNLGAVLKRYDRVVIPEMNLGQLATLVRAKYLVDAHSYNQVNGMPFKAEQLATALKEAIDG